One genomic segment of Acanthopagrus latus isolate v.2019 chromosome 14, fAcaLat1.1, whole genome shotgun sequence includes these proteins:
- the rassf8b gene encoding ras association domain-containing protein 8b, translating into MKAMELKVWVDGVQRIVCGVTEFTTCQEVVIALAQAIGRTGRYTLIEKWRDTERHLAPNENPVVSLNKWGQYASDVQLILQRTGPSVSERPTSDGQARVPERGLYRQSLPPLAKLRPSGADRSLKRREPKRKSLTFTGGAKGLRDIFGKSRDAEAKQPQQRGVSLNLRRVGGVGVASAPGSPARDLGRLVQLQRDKLQALESRLLGCEAELRDWDESAGEANEGGNLEEELLLLEQQVRRNDAEMEEEEFWQNELQIEQDSERQLRQQLAELQGCVRECEAKLSEYLSRIQSMEVGLEQERLQQEAELNQKDNEEEVQTQLEKVRAELEMQSQHTARLESSCRALERSLGQSSKRLQEKEQELEQLTKELRQVNLQQFIQQTGTKVTVLPAQPTGENCNEVESGSLKRLGSSRLLPSDLRTLQSKVSSSLNPEGIYV; encoded by the exons GACGCACCGGCAGGTACACTTTGATCGAGAAATGGCGCGACACGGAACGCCACCTGGCGCCGAACGAGAACCCTGTGGTGTCCCTCAACAAGTGGGGTCAGTATGCCAGTGACGTCCAGCTCATCCTCCAGCGAACTGGCCCCTCCGTCAGCGAGCGGCCCACCTCTGACGGGCAGGCTCGCGTCCCGGAGCGCGGCCTCTACCGACAGAGCCTGCCGCCTCTGGCCAAGCTCCGCCCGTCAGGGGCAGACCGCTCGCTCAAAAGAAGGGAGCCCAAACGCAAGTCCCTGACGTTCACCGGAGGGGCCAAGGGTCTGCGGGACATATTCGGGAAAAGCAGAGATGCTGAAG CCAAACAGCCCCAGCAGCGTGGTGTGAGCCTCAACCTGCGAAGGGTTGGAGGTGTTGGAGTAGCATCAGCACCTGGGAGTCCGGCCAGAGACCTGGGCCGgctggtgcagctgcagagagacaaactcCAGGCCCTGGAGAGCCGTCTTCTGGGCTGCGAGGCCGAGCTGAGAGACTGGGATGAGTCCGCCGGCGAGGCCAACGAA GGCGGaaacctggaggaggagctgctgcttttggagcagcaggtgaggaggaacGACgcggagatggaggaggaggagttctGGCAGAACGAGCTGCAGATCGAGCAGGACAGCGAGCGGCAGCTCCGGCAGCAGCTAGCCGAGCTGCAGGGCTGCGTGCGCGAGTGCGAGGCCAAGCTTTCAGAGTACTTATCGCGCATACAG AGCATGGAGGTGGGCCTGGAGCAGgagcggctgcagcaggaggccgAGCTCAACCAGAAGGACAATGAAGAGGAG gtgcaaacacagctggagaaagtGCGGGCTGAGCTGGAAATGCAGAGCCAACACACGGCGCGGCtggagagcagctgcagggcGTTGGAACGCTCACTTGGCCAGTCGAGCAAGAGATTACAG gagaaggagcaggagctggagcagctgacgAAAGAGCTTCGACAGGTCAACCTGCAGCAGTTCATTCAGCAGACAGGCACCAAGGTCACCGTGCTGCCTGCTCAACCTACAGGGGAAAACTGCAAtg AAGTGGAGTCTGGCTCTCTGAAACGACTCGGCTCTTCTCGGCTCTTACCCAGCGACCTTCGCACCCTCCAGAGCAAAGTGTCCTCCAGCCTCAACCCTGAAGGCATCTACGTCTGA